In Pirellulales bacterium, the sequence GACCGCCGGAGAGGTGGAAGGAAACCAGACGCAAATCGAGGTGCATCCGGTCGGCGATCGATCTTTTCCGATCTTTGTGCCCGTGTCCGAAGTTCTCTTCGGCGAAGCGATCGCCCAACTCCACAACCGCTTGAAGACCGAACTCGGCTCGCCCGAAATCGCGCAGCTCGTCTTTTTCTGGCTTAAGCCAAAACTTACGAGCGTCAAGGATCAGGCCACGCTGAAGTACGACGACGAGGCGACGCAAACGAAAATCCACGACGCCGAAAAAAACGTTCCCGATTATTACAAGACCTATTCGAACGGCATTGATCCCGTCCGCCCGCCGGAGGGGCGCGGCGACCTGCTGGCCAAAGGCGGCGTGCCGCTCGATAACTTGACCATGCGCTTGCTCCGCCGGGAATATCAGGCCGAAATCGCCCAACTCACGGGCGGCGAGAAGCTTTATCGCGCCGCGGCCCTCTTGGGAATGTTCGCGGCGTTGTTCGGGCTGTGCGGAGTGTATATCTTCGCCCGCAGCCGCGCGGTGCTTTCCGATTTTCGTCGCTTCGCAACGCTGCTGGGATTGTGCGTCGTCACCGTCGCTCTTTGCAAGATGGCGGGCGACGAGGCCTGGATGACCTCGAACGAGGCGTGGCTCGATGCCGGCGACGCATGGCGCGCCGAGCTTGTTCCGCTGTTGCTCTTCGCGATGACCGTGGCGATTGCCTATCACCAGGAGCTCGCATTGCTGTTGAGCGCGGCGATGTCGCTCGTGGTCGTGCTCGGGCTGGGACAAGGATTGCCCGAATATGTCACGCTCCTTAGCGCTTCGGCGACGGCCATATTTCTCCTCGGCCGAATTCGCACGCGCAGCAAGTTGATCTACGTCGGGCTCTGTTGCGGAGTGGTGGGAGTATTGACTTCGATCGGGGTTCATCTGCTCGACGGGCAACCTTGGAACTACATTCTGCTGCGCGAGGCGGGCCGGATCGGCTTGTGCTGCGTCGCGGCCGGATTCCTCATGACCGGGCTGTTGCCGTTCATCGAAAAGACGTTCGGCGTGTTGACCGATATCAGCCTGCTCGAAATCGGCGATATCGCCCATCCGCTATTGCAGGAATTGGTTCGCCGAGCCCCCGGCACGTACAACCATTCGATCAACGTGGCCTCGATTGCCGAAGCCGCCGCGGAAAGCATCGGGGCGCACGGGCTGCTCGTTCGCGTCGGAGCTTATTTCCACGACATCGGCAAAATGCTCAAGCCGGGCTATTTCGTCGAAAATCAGGGGCTAGAGGCCGACCGCCATCAAGACCTGCTGCCCGCCATGAGCACGTTGATCATCATC encodes:
- a CDS encoding HDIG domain-containing protein; the encoded protein is MANGQKRNRSQRVAALELPPGMFDRFVESLQRAEVLWRIALCFAAALVMWCMLGGWAPPFPYRLGYTPGRDIDARVTFQRLDHEKTNEAKTKAAAQVVYVYTQDPAPLVQLRAALKNAVAEVGAAANLKALRPKMWDEFYPPPGATNVALSHADMERDFQKFHAAVETKELRTSFEKEIDRAFAELEQKGFLSQLHQTAGEVEGNQTQIEVHPVGDRSFPIFVPVSEVLFGEAIAQLHNRLKTELGSPEIAQLVFFWLKPKLTSVKDQATLKYDDEATQTKIHDAEKNVPDYYKTYSNGIDPVRPPEGRGDLLAKGGVPLDNLTMRLLRREYQAEIAQLTGGEKLYRAAALLGMFAALFGLCGVYIFARSRAVLSDFRRFATLLGLCVVTVALCKMAGDEAWMTSNEAWLDAGDAWRAELVPLLLFAMTVAIAYHQELALLLSAAMSLVVVLGLGQGLPEYVTLLSASATAIFLLGRIRTRSKLIYVGLCCGVVGVLTSIGVHLLDGQPWNYILLREAGRIGLCCVAAGFLMTGLLPFIEKTFGVLTDISLLEIGDIAHPLLQELVRRAPGTYNHSINVASIAEAAAESIGAHGLLVRVGAYFHDIGKMLKPGYFVENQGLEADRHQDLLPAMSTLIIIAHIKDGADLARQHHLPRPIIDFILQHHGTTLVEYFFRRANRQSENDPNAAEVDESSYRYPGPKPATKEAAVLMVADAVESASRALVEPAPSRIEALVHEIAMKRLLDRQFDECGLTLQELQEIEESLIKSLIAVYHGRVKYPDQQTA